The Fibrobacter sp. UWB11 genome includes the window AATGTGGACGTTCTTGTCCTTGAAGGCTGCGCAGCTTGCGAGCAGGTCCTTGTGCCACAGTCCGAGGATGCCGGGCCGGAAGTCTTCTGGGACGCGAAGGCGGATGCGGAGACTCCTCATCCAGAGGGCGCCGAGCGTCGCAAGTAGTTTGGTCTTAATCGAGGGCTGTTTCACGCGTAAAAAATAGGTAATGGAGGGGGTCTAAACAATGAAAATGAATTTTTTTTGACTTTTTTTACTTTGCCCCCTTGTATAAGTTCAAATAAATACTTATATTGCGTCTGCAATTATGGCGACGTACCCAAGTTGGTAAGGGGCGAGTCTGCAAAACTCTTATTCGGCGGTTCGAGTCCGCCCGTTGCCTCTGAAAAACCCTTCTGTGAAAGCAGAAGGGCTTTTTGTTTGTTCTTGTTTGTTTTCGCGGGAGTCGCGCATTCGGTAAAAAATACCTGCGTGCTCAAATAAAAATGCCCGCGCACTTAACGTGGCGGGCTGTGAAACTTATTCTGCCGGCGGAAGCGGATTCTTGCGGGGACGGCCGCGAGGACGCTTGACAGGCATTTCGGCGGCAGCTTCCGGGTGCAGAGCCTTGTTCTTTGCCATGAGCGCTTCGCGAATCTTTTTGGCGCGCTCTTCGATGCGCTGGCGTGCGAGGTCTGCTGCAGAGACGATTACGGTTTTTGGCTTGTCGCCCGGTTTAACTCCGAACGAGCCCTTGAGGACGCGTCCAGAAGGTGGTTTGGGCGGTTCTGAAATGACGCTCTTGAGCACTCGTTTGGGCGGTTCTGTGGGCGTTGCTTGCACGGGGGCTTTCTTGACTTCGGCATCTTCGCTCTTCGGTGCATTGGCGTGAATCTTCTTTAGGATGCTCTTGATTTCGGCATCGTTTTCAGATTCTTGAGACTTGGAAGAGTCGGCCTTGTTGTATTTGGCCGCAAGCGAATTGAACTTGGCTTTTTCGTTTTGCTCTTTGAGCTTTTGGCGTTCTCGCTTGGACGGGCGTTTTGCGCCGTTGTGCTTTTTACCGATAAATTTTTTCTCTTTGCTTTCCGAGTTTTTGATGATTTCTTCATCGGAAAGACCACGCAGTTCGGGCGGAACTTCAGTGATTTGAAGAGCCTCTTTTCTAGTGGAATCAGTCATGATTTCTGGGTCTTTAAGCGGTTTTTAGCTTTGTCAAGGTTTTTTTTGCACTTTTTTTGCAAAAAATCTGAGAAAAATTTAAAAAAATTTAAAAAAAATGCTTGTCAAGGTCTAGAAAAAAAATTCTTTATGGACTATTTTTGGTGTACATGCTTCGGTTTACACAAGAAATATCTCTCGCTTTGCGCTCTATCGCTAATGAAGAAGAGTCGCATGAAATGTCTAAGAAGGCTAGGGAGCAATTTGAATTTCTCGGAATCAGATTGGTTCCCCGTCGTGAAGTCACGTACCCGATTTTCGACAAGTACCCGCCAAAGGACGGGGACGAACTCGTATCGAGGGTTGAGGACATGTGGGCACAGCCGTATAGGGAATTCCAGTACGCGGCTTGTGACTACCTGTTCCGTCATCGTGTGCTTCTCGGTGGCCAGCATTTGAATTTTTTGAAAAAGCTCATCAAGACTAGGGCTTGGCGCGACACTGTTGATACCCTCGCTTCTTGCGTTTTGGGTGACTTGGCGCTCCGTTTGCCTGCGCTGCGTACAAAAATTGCATCCTGGATCCGTGACCCGAAT containing:
- a CDS encoding DNA alkylation repair protein, whose amino-acid sequence is MLRFTQEISLALRSIANEEESHEMSKKAREQFEFLGIRLVPRREVTYPIFDKYPPKDGDELVSRVEDMWAQPYREFQYAACDYLFRHRVLLGGQHLNFLKKLIKTRAWRDTVDTLASCVLGDLALRLPALRTKIASWIRDPNIWVRRSAIIFQVQYKDRTDWPLLRQFCLTCAKDDDYYIRNGIGRALSEYARINPTEVRRFVQDNAFAEQTAQEILRLI